Proteins encoded within one genomic window of Rhododendron vialii isolate Sample 1 chromosome 1a, ASM3025357v1:
- the LOC131304216 gene encoding piezo-type mechanosensitive ion channel homolog isoform X2, giving the protein MGTFLGGFVLPVLLLAGFRFRGRYLLLWCIFIFSLLVIIAQVVFLILCALEDGKWSIADAWLAKLIGLMKFDSWRFPVVIYFLVIQLLVAFVASVEIRGDNFGLIPCQASSWEHLSSFAEQIGSHLRVASCLLSPAIQLVVGISNPSWVSLPFFVCSCVGLVDWSLTSNFLGLFRWWRTLWLYAGFNICLLYVYQLPISLPEISQWIAEFVGLYKVSNKSEWPEICSGLSLIVFYFMLSCIKHDLEEMEFIMSIREGNLAEQLLPSRHSFFIRQSRSGVRHTNVLLRGSVFRTFSINFFTYGFPVSLVALSFWSFHFTSICAFGLLAYVGYVVFAFPSLFRLHRLNGLLLVFILLWAVSTYIFNVAFAFLNWKVGKNMEIWELVGLWHYPIPGFFLLAQFCLGILVALGNLVSNSVFLYLSDEDGRSSNNNCAVEVKEEARVLIVATIAWGLRKCCRAIELVLIFLIAMKPGFIHAVYIIFFLVYLLSHNISKKIRQSLVLLCEAHFAILYILQLNLVLDFLEREGSLSMEIITQLGLLERDSSWDFLEMALLACLCAVHNHGSEMLFSFSAIVEHAPFLPVGFGILKAGLNKSVLLSVYASPAIRDSHSDSSYERKIASYLSAIGQKFLSVYRSFGTYIAFLTILVTVYLVRPNYVSFGYIFLLLFWITGRQLVEKTKRRLWCPLKAYAIVVFIFIYILSIFPSFEKWLSGKINLSDLGYDTEASLWENVWESLAIMIVMQLYSYERRQSRYTSMDYPDPLQYGVIGFIKRLLIWHSQKILFVALFYAALSPISAFGFIYLLGIVICSNLPKVSRFPSKSFLIFTGFLVVTEYLFQMFGKQAKMFPDQKHYYVSLLLGFRVFELGFWGLEAGLRGKVLVIAACTLQYNVFHWLEKVPSTVRNSETWEEPCPLFIAEEDTLPVVSISNGEAGILPDSSALSANRRGATSNSWPSFNSGSSDAGVSHDSNTRKYSFGNIWGSSMESHKWNKKRIHALKKERFETQVATLKIYLKYWMENTFNLFGLEINMIALLLASFALLNVASMVYIASLFACILLDRRIIRKFWPLFVFLFASILILEYFALWKTVVQLEQDSPNEPNVCCHDCWKSSILYFNYCTNCWLGLTVDDPRVLISYFVVFMLACFKLRADHISGFSLSFTYRQVKSQQKNAFVWRDLSFETKSMWTSLDYLRLYCYCHLLDLVLALILVTGTLEYDILHLGYLAFALVFFRIRLQILKKKNNIFKFLRVYNFVVIVLSLAYQSPFLGGFNDEKCGTIDYIYEVIGFYKYDYGFRITSRSAIVEIIIFVLVSLQSYMFASREFDYVFRYLEAEQIGAIVREQEKQAAWKKAQLQHIRESEEKKCQRNLQVEKMKSEMLNLQIQLNGINSTATWGDTSPNSEGLRRRGSISLYFSRDEQTRGKKEDILTKEELNKDADMVFPLELHESPKSVKTESPGTVESRNHLVESPHCEIIELEEDTADIGSINPEIEIKRKGHAKDNPIISAVQLLGDGVSQVQSYGNQAVTNLVSFLNIAEDESDTNEHSLGEDGVHDDKGNQERRQSLDRSSSLQSDKSRSMSDAASLQIGRIFHHIWSQMRSNNDVVCYCSFVLVFLWNFSLLSMAYLAALFLYALCVNTGPSYIFWVIMLIYTELYILLQYLYQVIIQHCGAEIQSILLNELGFPRNKITTSFVINTLPLFLVYLFTLLQSSITAKDGEWISTMEYDFGRRRVHFQQEALLGTNWSERAWKLLELVGNLAKVIVSSFSVYWRSLTQGAESPPYFVQLSLDVHLWPEDGIQPERIESAVNQILRIVHDERCKEKDPNVCHSSSRVHVQSIERSTESSNVALAVFEVVYASPLEECKPVEWYKSLTPAADVAKEILHAQRAGMVEEVGFPYPIVSVIGGGKRELDLYAYIFGADLVVFFLVAIFYQSVIENKSEFLEVYQLEDQFPKEFVFVLMVIFFLIVLDRIIYLCSFATGKVIFYLFNLIIFTYSVTEYAWNMQPSHRQAGGLALRAIYLTKSVSLALQAIQIKYGVPHKSTLYRQFLTSEVSRVNYLGYRLYRALPFLYELRCVLDWSCTTTSLTMYDWLKLEDINASLYLVKCDAILNRARHKQGEKQSKMTKFCSGICLFFVLICIIWAPMLMYSSGNPTNIANPIKDASVQLDIKTAGGRLTLFQTTLCEKISWDTLNKVANLDPHGYLALYDKSDIQLICCQPDASTSWLVPDVVLNRFILSIDNMDTRMDIIFTWALSRDRPKGKELVKYENTVDPLFLPDPSEVVQVLNGSSNSFRINNSYARYFRVTGSGDVRPFETEETVVADLIIHRGSPEWWSFHDISSLDVNGCGGLAGPMAVIVSEETPQGLLGDTLSKFSIWGLYITFVLAVGRFIRLQCSDLRMRIPYENLPSCDRLIAICEDIYAARAEGELGIEEVLYWTLIKIYRSPHMLLEYTKID; this is encoded by the exons ATGGGTACTTTTCTTGGCGGCTTTGTGCTGCCCGTGCTGCTTTTGGCAG GTTTTCGTTTTCGAGGAAGATATCTCTTGTTGTGgtgtattttcatattttctctACTTGTTATAATTGCACAAGTAGTATTTCTTATTTTATGTGCTCTGGAGGATGGGAAGTGGAGTATAGCAGATGCTTGGTTGGCAAAGCTAATTGGACTGATGAA GTTCGATTCTTGGAGGTTTCCCGTAGTAATTTATTTCTTGGTCATACAACTATTAGTGGCTTTTGTTGCTTCTGTTGAAATCCGTGGGGACAATTTTGGTCTGATCCCATGTCAAGCTTCATCTTGGGAACATCTCTCATCATTTGCCGAACAAATAG GTTCTCATCTTAGGGTTGCTTCTTGCTTGCTGTCCCCTGCCATTCAACTTGTCGTGGGAATTAGCAACCCCTCTTGGGTTTCTCTGCCCTTTTTTGTTTGTAGCTGTGTTGGTCTTGTGGATTGGTCTTTGACAAGCAATTTTCTTGGCCTTTTCAG GTGGTGGAGGACCCTTTGGCTTTATGCAGGCTTCAACATTTGCCTGCTTTACGTGTATCAGCTCCCTATAAGTCTCCCAGAAATATCACAATGGATTGCTGAATTTGTTGGTCTGTACAAAGTATCTAATAAATCTGAGTGGCCGGAAATTTGTTCTGGTCTTTCTCTGATAGTGTTTTACTTTATG CTATCTTGCATTAAGCAtgatttggaggaaatggaGTTTATTATGTCCATTAGAGAAGGCAACTTGGCTGAGCAACTTCTTCCGTCAAGACATTCTTTTTTCATTCGTCAGTCAAG GTCTGGTGTGAGGCACACCAATGTTTTGCTTAGGGGATCAGTTTTTCGGACCTTTAGCATCAATTTTTTCACGTATGGTTTCCCG GTCTCTTTGGTTGCTCTTTCCTTCTGGAGTTTCCATTTTACAAGCATTTGTGCATTTGGATTACTTGCATATGTCGGCTACGTTGTGTTTGCCTTCCCATCCTTGTTTCGGTTGCACCGGTTAAATGGGCTGCTGCTTGTTTTCATTCTGTTGTGGGCTGTTAGCACATATATCTTCAATGTGGCATTTGCATTTCTGAACTGGAAAGTTGGGAAG AATATGGAGATATGGGAGCTGGTTGGGCTGTGGCATTATCCCATTCCTGGATTTTTCTTACTTGCACAGTTTTGTCTTGGAATTCTGGTAGCTCTGGGTAATCTTGTGAGCAACTCTGTTTTTCTCTACCTGTCTGATGAGGATGGACGATCTTCAAACAACAACTGTGCTGTTGAAG TAAAGGAAGAGGCCAGGGTACTGATTGTGGCCACAATCGCTTGGGGTCTGCGCAAATGCTGCCGAGCTATTGAGCTGGTGCTGATTTTCCTCATTGCAATGAAACCTGGATTCATCCATGCTGTATATA TTATATTCTTtttggtataccttttgagccACAACATCAGCAAGAAGATACGCCAATCCCTGGTTCTTCTTTGTGAAGCTCATTTTGCAATATTGTACATCCTTCAGCTTAATCTTGTCTTGgatttcttagagagagaaggctcTTTGAGCATGGAAATTATTACTCAGTTAG GTCTCCTTGAACGTGATAGTTCCTGGGACTTCTTGGAAATGGCTTTGCTTGCATGCTTATGTGCAGTTCATAACCATGGTTCTGAAATGCTATTTTCATTCTCAGCAATAGTAGAGCATGCCCCTTTCCTTCCGGTTGGATTTGGCATCCTGAAAGCTGGCCTGAATAAATCAGTTCTTTTGTCAGTTTATGCCTCACCAGCAATTAGAGACAGTCATAGCGACAGTTCTTATG AGAGAAAGATAGCTTCATATCTCAGTGCTATAGGGCAGAAATTTTTGTCCGTTTATAGGTCATTTGGGACCTACATTGCTTTTTTGACTATCCTTGTTACGGTATATCTTGTGAGACCAAATTATGTATCGTTTGGATACATTTTCCTTCTCCTATTCTGGATCACCGGAAGACAACTGGTTGAGAAGACAAAACGACGCCTATGGTGTCCGCTGAAAGCATATGCAATTGTGGTTTTTATCTTCATCTATATCTTGAGTATATTTCCCAGCTTTGAGAAGTGGCTGTCTGGGAAGATTAATCTTTCAGACTTGGGTTATGATACAGAAGCTTCATTGTGGGAAAATGTCTGGGAATCTCTGGCAATCATGATAGTGATGCAACTTTATAGTTATGAGAGGAGGCAAAGCAGGTATACTAGTATGGATTACCCTGATCCACTGCAATATGGTGTAATTGGGTTTATCAAGCGACTTCTGATTTGGCACAGTCAAAAGATTTTGTTTGTTGCTTTATTCTATGCGGCTTTATCTCCGATTAGTGCATTTGGGTTCATTTATCTTCTTGGCATCGTTATCTGTTCGAATTTACCCAAAGTTTCTCGGTTTCCATCCAAATCATTCTTGATCTTCACTGGATTTCTTGTGGTCACTGAATATCTGTTTCAGATGTTTGGTAAACAGGCTAAGATGTTTCCTGACCAGAAACACTATTATGTCTCCCTTCTTCTGGGTTTCCGGGTGTTTGAGCTTGGGTTTTGGGGTCTAGAAGCAGGCTTGAGGGGGAAAGTTCTGGTGATTGCTGCATGCACTCTTCAATACAATGTCTTCCATTGGTTGGAGAAGGTCCCAAGTACTGTTCGAAATTCCGAAACTTGGGAAGAACCTTGCCCCTTGTTCATTGCCGAAGAAGATACCTTGCCAGTAGTTTCCATTTCTAATGGGGAAGCAGGCATCCTACCAGATTCTAGTGCATTATCTGCAAACAGAAGGGGGGCGACTAGCAATTCATGGCCATCTTTCAATTCTGGTTCCTCTGACGCAGGTGTCTCCCATGATAGCAACACAAGGAAATATTCCTTTGGGAATATATGGGGTAGCTCTATGGAGAGCCACAAGTGGAATAAGAAGCGGATTCATGCCTTGAAGAAGGAGAGATTTGAAACACAGGTGGCTACcttgaaaatatatttgaagTATTGGATGGAGAATACCTTCAACCTCTTTGGCCTGGAGATAAACATGATTGCGTTGCTCCTTGCCAGTTTTGCTTTGTTGAATGTTGCTTCTATGGTGTATATTGCATCACTATTTGCTTGCATTCTTTTGGACCGGCGTATAATACGTAAATTCTGGCCGTTATTCGTCTTCTTGTTTGCATCCATTCTTATTCTTGAATACTTTGCTCTCTGGAAGACTGTTGTGCAATTGGAGCAGGATTCCCCAAATGAGCCTAATGTGTGTTGCCATGATTGTTGGAAAAGCTCAATCCTATACTTCAATTACTGCACAAACTGTTGGCTGG GACTTACTGTTGATGATCCTCGAGTGCTTATTAGCTATTTTGTAGTCTTCATGCTTGCATGTTTCAAACTTCGTGCTGATCATATTTCTGGATTCTCGCTGTCATTTACATACCGCCAAGTAAAGTCTCAACAGAAGAATGCATTTGTTTGGAGAGATCTTTCTTTTGAGACAAAAAGCATGTGGACTTCTCTCGACTACTTGAGGCTCTACTGTTACTGTCATCTATTGGATCTTGTGCTTGCTCTGATTTTggttacggggacccttgagtATGACATTCTGCACCTTGGTTATCTTGCTTTTGCTCTAGTTTTCTTCCGTATAAGACTCCAAATactaaagaagaagaacaacataTTCAAGTTCCTCCGAGTTTATAACTTTGTTGTCATTGTTCTTTCGCTTGCTTATCAATCTCCCTTTCTGGGGGGTTTCAATGATGAAAAATGTGGCACGATTGACTATATCTATGAGGTGATtggattttacaaatatgactACGGTTTTAGGATTACTTCCAGATCTGCTATTGTTGAGATAATTATCTTTGTGCTTGTGTCATTGCAATCATACATGTTTGCTTCCCGGGAGTTTGATTATGTGTTCCGATACCTGGAGGCAGAGCAAATTGGTGCCATTGTACGAGAACAAGAGAAGCAAGCTGCATGGAAGAAGGCACAGTTACAGCATATTCGTGAATCTGAGGAAAAGAAATGCCAACGCAACTTACAAGTGGAAAAGATGAAATCTGAGATGCTCAACCTTCAAATCCAGCTTAATGGCATAAACTCCACTGCTACTTGGGGTGACACTTCTCCAAATAGTGAAGGGCTAAGAAGGAGGGGCagtatttctctttattttagtAGAGATGAACAGACCCGTGGAAAAAAGGAAGATATACTGACAAAAGAGGAGCTGAATAAAGATGCAGATATGGTATTTCCATTAGAACTGCATGAATCTCCCAAGAGTGTGAAAACAGAGAGTCCAGGGACAGTGGAGTCTAGAAACCATTTAGTGGAATCACCTCATTGTGAAATCATTGAGCTTGAAGAGGATACTGCTGATATTGGGTCAATTAATCCTGAAATTGAAATTAAGCGTAAAGGCCATGCGAAGGACAATCCTATAATTTCTGCAGTACAGCTCCTAGGTGATGGTGTTTCCCAAGTTCAGTCTTACGGAAATCAGGCGGTCACTAATCTTGTGAGTTTTTTGAACATTGCGGAGGATGAATCAGATACAAATGAACACTCTTTGGGAGAGGATGGGGTACATGATGACAAAGGAAATCAAGAAAGGAGGCAGTCATTGGATCGTTCTTCTTCTCTTCAGTCAGACAAGAGCAGATCCATGTCTGATGCCGCAAGTCTGCAAATTGGGAGGATCTTCCATCATATATGGTCCCAAATGCGCTCCAACAATGATGTAGTGTGTTATTGTTCCTTTGTTCTTGTCTTCCTATGGAATTTCAGTTTGCTTTCAATGGCATATCTTGCGGCTTTGTTCTTGTATGCTTTATGCGTAAATACAGGTCCGAGTTACATCTTCTGGGTTATTATGTTAATCTACACAGAGTTGTATATCTTGCTTCAGTATCTGTACCAAGTTATCATCCAACATTGTGGGGCGGAAATCCAGTCAATCCTTCTTAATGAGTTGGGCTTTCCTCGCAATAAGATCACAACATCATTTGTTATCAACACGTTGCCTCTGTTTCTAGTGTACTTGTTTACACTCTTACAGAGCTCTATAACTGCAAAAGATGGTGAATGGATTTCCACAATGGAATATGATTTTGGTAGGAGGAGAGTTCACTTCCAGCAAGAGGCTCTTTTGGGTACTAACTGGAGTGAGAGGGCATGGAAGCTGCTCGAACTGGTGGGAAATTTGGCAAAAGTGATAGTTAGTAGCTTCTCTGTCTACTGGAGATCACTAACGCAAGGAGCAGAATCTCCTCCTTACTTTGTCCAGTTGTCTTTGGATGTCCATCTATGGCCAGAGGATGGGATTCAACCGGAGAGGATTGAGTCTGCAGTAAATCAAATCCTTAGAATTGTTCATGACGAGAGATGCAAAGAAAAAGATCCTAATGTTTGTCATTCTTCTAGCAGGGTTCATGTTCAAAGCATTGAAAGAAGTACCGAAAGCTCAAATGTCGCCTTGGCTGTGTTTGAGGTGGTTTATGCATCCCCATTAGAAGAATGTAAACCAGTTGAATGGTATAAGTCGCTAACTCCAGCAGCTGATGTGGCAAAGGAGATTCTTCATGCACAACGTGCAGGTATGGTTGAAGAAGTTGGTTTCCCATATCCTATAGTCTCTGTAATTGGAGGGGGTAAAAGAGAACTGGATCTATATGCCTACATATTTGGGGCAGATTTGGTTGTTTTCTTTCTGGTTGCCATTTTCTACCAATCCGTCATAGAAAACAAAAGTGAATTCCTTGAAGTTTACCAGCTTGAAGATCAATTTCCTAAGGAgtttgtatttgttttgatG GTTATCTTCTTCTTGATTGTGCTCGATCGCATTATCTACCTCTGCTCATTTGCCACAGGAAAAGTCATCTTTTATCTTTTCAACCTTATCATCTTTACCTATTCTGTAACGGAGTATGCTTGGAATATGCAACCTTCACATCGACAAGCCGGTGGATTAGCGCTCCGTGCTATATATTTGACAAAATCAGTTTCTCTGGCACTGCAAGCCATACAGATCAAATACGGGGTTCCTCATAAAAGCACTCTCTATCGGCAGTTCTTGACCAGTGAAGTTTCAAGAGTTAATTATTTAGGGTACCGTCTGTATCGCGCTCTTCCATTCCTTTATGAATTGCGATGTGTACTTGATTGGTCATGCACAACCACAAGTTTGACTATGTATGACTGGCTGAAG TTGGAAGACATAAATGCAAGTTTGTACCTTGTGAAATGTGACGCAATCTTGAACAGAGCCAGACACAAACAAGGAGAGAAGCAGTCGAAAATGACTAAATTCTGCAGTGGAATATGTTTGTTCTTCGTATTGAtctgcatcatctgggctcctATGCTG ATGTACAGCAGTGGTAACCCTACTAACATTGCTAACCCCATCAAGGATGCCAGTGTTCAGCTTGATATTAAGACAGCAGGTGGAAGGTTGACCTTGTTCCAGACAACATTATGTGAAAAAATTTCATGGGACACGCTCAACAAAGTTGCTAACCTTGATCCGCATGGTTATCTGGCACTATATGACAAGAGCGATATCCAATTAATATGTTGCCAACCCGATGCTAGTACTTCGTGGCTTGTCCCTGATGTGGTACTTAACAGATTTATCCTCTCTATTGATAATATGGACACGAGAATGGATATCATTTTCACTTGGGCACTATCAAGAGACAGACCAAAAGGCAAGGAACTCGTGAAATATGAAAATACTGTTGATCCTTTATTTCTTCCAGACCCCTCTGAAGTTGTACAAGTTCTCAACGGCTCTTCCAACAGCTTCAGGATAAATAATTCTTATGCAAGATACTTTCGGGTTACTGGTTCTGGTGATGTCAGACCTTTTGAAACAGAG GAAACTGTGGTTGCAGATCTCATTATACATCGTGGAAGTCCCGAGTGGTGGTCCTTCCATGATATCAGTTCACTGGATGTAAATGGATGTGGAGGCTTGGCAGGGCCAATGGCCGTCATTGTATCCGAGGAAACGCCTC AGGGTCTTCTCGGGGACACTCTAAGCAAATTCAGCATCTGGGGCCTCTACATTACTTTTGTACTTGCAGTAGGTCGGTTTATCAGACTTCAGTGCTCTGACCTAAGGATGAGAATCCCATATGAGAACCTTCCTTCTTGTGACAG GTTAATTGCCATTTGCGAGGATATATATGCTGCAAGAGCAGAGGGTGAGCTCGGAATTGAGGAGGTCCTCTACTGGACACTCATAAAAATCTACAGGTCACCACACATGTTGCTTGAGTATACCAAAATCGACTAG